A region of Ferruginibacter albus DNA encodes the following proteins:
- the dapA gene encoding 4-hydroxy-tetrahydrodipicolinate synthase translates to MNLKEQLKGTGVALVTPFKENFEVDFDALGKLIDFCLSNGVEYLTALGTTAEAPTLSKQEKIDIVNFVYDKANGKPVVVGIGGNNTREIIHELETFPLDKATAILSASPYYNKPSQEGLYQHYKAIAAASPKPVLLYNVPGRTGRNLEASTVNRLAHEVKNIGGIKEASGLMEQCMHIIRDSPEDFLIVSGDDHVTLPLIAAGMHGVISVTANCFPKEFSDMTRYCLAGDYAAARPLHYKCLEGNDLLFEENNPSGVKAFLAELGIIKNVLRLPLVPLSQPVHDRVKKYLKEEFKK, encoded by the coding sequence ATGAACTTAAAAGAGCAATTAAAAGGTACGGGCGTTGCACTGGTAACGCCATTTAAAGAAAATTTTGAGGTTGATTTTGATGCATTGGGAAAGCTCATTGATTTTTGTTTAAGCAATGGGGTAGAATATTTGACTGCTTTAGGTACTACAGCAGAAGCTCCTACTTTAAGCAAGCAGGAAAAAATAGATATCGTAAATTTTGTTTATGACAAGGCAAACGGCAAGCCGGTTGTAGTAGGAATTGGTGGTAACAACACCCGTGAGATCATTCACGAGTTGGAAACATTTCCTTTAGATAAAGCTACTGCTATTTTAAGTGCCAGTCCTTATTATAATAAACCTTCGCAGGAAGGGTTGTATCAGCATTACAAAGCAATTGCTGCTGCCAGTCCTAAACCTGTATTGTTATACAATGTACCGGGGAGAACCGGAAGAAATCTTGAAGCTTCTACTGTTAACCGCCTGGCACATGAAGTGAAAAACATTGGAGGGATTAAAGAAGCCAGTGGTTTGATGGAGCAGTGCATGCACATCATTCGCGACAGTCCTGAAGATTTTTTAATTGTAAGTGGGGATGATCATGTAACGCTTCCATTAATTGCAGCGGGTATGCATGGAGTAATTAGTGTTACTGCTAATTGTTTTCCTAAAGAGTTTTCTGATATGACACGTTATTGCCTTGCCGGCGATTATGCTGCGGCGAGACCTTTGCATTATAAATGCTTGGAAGGGAATGATCTTTTGTTCGAAGAGAACAACCCTTCAGGTGTAAAAGCTTTTTTAGCTGAATTAGGGATTATTAAAAATGTGTTGCGTTTACCATTAGTGCCGTTGAGCCAACCGGTGCATGACAGAGTAAAGAAATACCTGAAAGAAGAATTTAAAAAATAA
- a CDS encoding valine--tRNA ligase, with protein MELSKNYIPNEIEAKWYEHWLDKKYFNSTPDNREPYTIVMPPPNVTGVLHMGHCLNNTIQDILIRRARMQGKNACWVPGTDHASIATEAKVVQMLRERGINKSTLSRDEFLAYAWEWKEKYGGIILQQLKKLGCSLDWNRVNFTMDDDYYQSVIKVFIDLHNKGLIYRGKRMINWDVKAKTALSDEEVIHKEVQSKLYYIKYYIDEGNTRDAQFDATHITIATVRPETILGDTAICVHPNDERYLHLHGKYALIPLINRRIPIIADEYITMDFGTGALKVTPAHDINDYNLAKKHNLEVIDIMNDDGTLNNDAQLYIGEDRMDVRKKIAKQLEEEGYLEKAEDYTNQVGFSERTDAVVEPRLSLQWWVSMKKMSEPALKSVVEDAIKFYPPKFKNLYRYWMENIKDWCISRQLWWGHRIPAWYDAEGRFVVAANESEAKEIFNKQYSISNAQLKQDEDVLDTWFSSWLWPFEVFKGLSKPGNAEIKYYYPTNTLVTAPEIIFFWVARMIMAGFEWMDEKPFSEVYFTGIVRDKLGRKMSKSLGNSPDLLGLIDKYGADAVRFGIMISSPAGNDLLFDEGTLEQGRNFNNKLWNALKLVKMWEGRKAVDNKREATDNFAIEWFENRLNEVRKEVDELMKQFRLSEALKTIYSLIWDDFCSWYLEWIKPGFEQPIEASVYNKTIDFFDELMQLLHPFMPFITEEIYHIAKERTSDLTIKQQLQITDNKLQILEQGELLKKVITAIRDARNKNQIKPKDLIQLHIQTASTNDYKAIEQILSKQVNAQSVAFVEDTIANTIVVAVEKDKFYIGSEKELDSASLKDDLLKDLAHQKGFLESVLKKLSNERFVQNAKPEVVALEKKKQADAEARIRTIEESLAALN; from the coding sequence TTGGAACTGAGTAAAAATTATATCCCCAACGAAATTGAAGCCAAATGGTATGAACACTGGCTGGATAAAAAATATTTCAACAGCACTCCTGATAACAGGGAACCATATACGATCGTGATGCCGCCACCTAATGTAACCGGTGTGCTGCACATGGGGCATTGCTTGAATAACACGATCCAGGATATTCTTATACGCCGTGCAAGAATGCAAGGCAAAAACGCCTGTTGGGTACCGGGTACCGATCATGCTTCTATTGCTACTGAAGCTAAAGTGGTACAGATGCTGCGTGAACGCGGCATCAATAAATCCACCTTAAGTCGGGATGAATTTTTAGCTTATGCGTGGGAATGGAAAGAAAAATACGGCGGCATCATTCTGCAACAATTAAAAAAGTTGGGATGCAGCCTTGACTGGAATCGTGTAAACTTTACAATGGATGATGATTATTACCAATCGGTAATAAAAGTATTTATCGATCTGCATAATAAAGGACTTATATATCGTGGTAAACGAATGATCAATTGGGATGTAAAAGCCAAAACTGCATTGAGTGATGAAGAAGTGATTCATAAAGAAGTACAGAGTAAACTTTACTATATAAAATACTACATCGATGAAGGCAACACAAGAGATGCACAATTTGATGCAACGCATATAACCATTGCTACTGTTCGTCCGGAAACGATTTTGGGTGATACTGCTATTTGCGTGCATCCTAACGATGAACGTTACCTGCATTTACACGGCAAGTACGCATTGATTCCCCTAATTAATCGCCGCATACCAATTATCGCGGATGAATACATTACAATGGATTTTGGTACCGGCGCTTTAAAAGTTACGCCGGCGCATGATATCAACGATTATAATTTAGCTAAGAAACATAATCTTGAAGTCATCGACATTATGAACGATGACGGAACATTGAACAATGATGCGCAACTATATATTGGCGAGGACAGAATGGATGTTCGCAAAAAAATTGCAAAACAATTGGAAGAAGAAGGTTATTTAGAAAAAGCAGAAGACTATACCAACCAGGTTGGCTTTAGTGAACGTACCGATGCTGTTGTTGAGCCTCGATTGAGCCTGCAATGGTGGGTAAGCATGAAAAAGATGAGTGAGCCTGCATTAAAGTCTGTTGTAGAAGATGCTATAAAATTTTATCCTCCAAAATTCAAAAATCTTTACCGTTACTGGATGGAAAATATTAAAGACTGGTGCATCAGTCGCCAGTTGTGGTGGGGTCACAGAATACCGGCGTGGTATGATGCAGAAGGAAGATTTGTTGTTGCTGCTAATGAATCTGAAGCAAAAGAAATATTCAATAAACAATATTCAATATCCAATGCTCAATTAAAACAGGATGAAGATGTGTTGGACACCTGGTTCTCTTCCTGGTTGTGGCCGTTTGAAGTATTTAAAGGATTAAGTAAGCCTGGCAATGCAGAAATAAAATATTATTACCCTACCAACACATTGGTTACAGCTCCTGAAATTATTTTCTTTTGGGTGGCTCGTATGATAATGGCAGGTTTTGAATGGATGGATGAAAAACCTTTCAGTGAAGTTTATTTTACCGGAATTGTACGGGATAAGCTCGGAAGAAAAATGAGCAAGAGCTTAGGAAATTCTCCGGACTTGCTGGGATTAATCGATAAATACGGCGCTGATGCAGTTCGCTTTGGAATTATGATCTCCTCACCTGCCGGCAACGATCTATTATTTGACGAAGGAACGTTGGAACAAGGAAGAAATTTCAATAATAAATTATGGAATGCGCTGAAGTTGGTAAAAATGTGGGAAGGGCGGAAAGCTGTAGATAATAAACGTGAGGCAACAGACAATTTTGCTATTGAATGGTTTGAGAATCGTTTGAATGAAGTAAGAAAAGAAGTAGATGAATTAATGAAACAATTCCGCTTAAGTGAAGCATTAAAAACAATCTACTCTTTAATTTGGGATGATTTCTGTAGCTGGTATTTAGAATGGATAAAACCCGGATTCGAACAACCGATAGAAGCATCTGTTTACAACAAAACAATTGACTTCTTCGATGAATTGATGCAGCTACTACATCCATTCATGCCTTTTATCACGGAAGAGATCTACCATATAGCAAAAGAGAGAACCAGCGATCTGACCATTAAGCAACAATTACAAATTACAGATAATAAGTTGCAAATTTTAGAACAGGGTGAGCTGCTGAAAAAAGTGATCACTGCTATTCGGGATGCAAGAAATAAAAACCAGATAAAACCAAAAGACCTGATTCAATTACATATTCAAACGGCTTCAACTAATGACTATAAAGCCATTGAACAAATATTGAGCAAACAGGTAAATGCACAATCGGTTGCATTTGTGGAAGACACCATTGCAAATACTATTGTGGTGGCTGTTGAAAAAGATAAATTTTACATCGGATCTGAGAAAGAACTAGATAGCGCTTCTTTAAAAGATGACTTGTTGAAAGACCTGGCACATCAAAAAGGGTTCCTTGAATCAGTATTAAAAAAACTCAGCAACGAACGCTTTGTTCAAAATGCCAAGCCCGAAGTAGTGGCTTTAGAGAAAAAGAAACAAGCGGATGCAGAAGCCCGGATCAGGACGATTGAAGAGAGTTTGGCAGCGTTAAATTAA
- a CDS encoding Gfo/Idh/MocA family protein, with the protein MKFFKLIVCTLLFAFMTLTSNAQAMQPLRLGVAGLTHDHIAFLMNRNNTGDIRIVGIYEPNTELAYSYAKKWKFDTSLIYTDLNKMLDAAKPEAVVAFGSVFDHLQVVKACAPRHIHVMVEKPLAVNEAHAKEMADLAKQNNIILLTDFETSWYPTTAKAYTLINDSSFVGNIKKVVIHDGHRGPKEIGCTKEFLNWLTDPELNGGGALVDFGCYGANIMTSLMHGQKPLSVTAVTRHYKPLVYPKVEDDATIIVDYPTSQCIIQASWNWPFSRKDMEIYGDKGYIITTDKNNMRIKNKESEPEQQKYISATDVDVYEDPFAYFINVVRGKIKVPEYGFYSLENNLMVVKILEAAKLSAKTGTTVKLQ; encoded by the coding sequence ATGAAATTTTTTAAACTGATTGTTTGTACACTATTATTTGCTTTTATGACTCTTACAAGTAATGCCCAAGCCATGCAACCTCTGCGTTTAGGTGTTGCAGGCCTAACTCATGATCATATTGCCTTTTTAATGAACAGGAATAACACCGGCGATATTAGGATCGTGGGAATTTATGAGCCTAATACAGAACTCGCATATAGCTATGCTAAAAAATGGAAATTTGATACAAGTCTTATTTACACGGATCTAAACAAAATGCTGGACGCAGCAAAGCCTGAAGCAGTGGTAGCTTTCGGTTCTGTGTTTGACCATTTGCAAGTAGTAAAAGCCTGTGCTCCTCGGCATATTCATGTAATGGTAGAGAAGCCATTGGCAGTTAATGAAGCTCATGCAAAAGAAATGGCAGACCTGGCAAAACAGAATAATATTATTTTATTAACTGACTTTGAAACATCCTGGTATCCTACTACCGCCAAGGCATATACGCTGATCAATGACAGCAGTTTTGTTGGAAATATTAAAAAGGTTGTAATTCACGATGGTCACAGAGGACCTAAGGAAATTGGTTGTACCAAGGAGTTTTTAAATTGGCTTACAGATCCGGAGTTAAATGGCGGAGGTGCTTTGGTAGACTTTGGATGTTATGGAGCCAATATAATGACCAGCCTTATGCATGGACAAAAACCCTTATCGGTAACTGCTGTAACACGTCATTACAAACCACTTGTGTATCCAAAGGTAGAAGATGATGCGACCATTATTGTAGATTATCCAACATCGCAATGCATTATACAAGCTTCGTGGAATTGGCCGTTCAGTCGTAAGGATATGGAGATATATGGCGATAAAGGCTATATTATTACAACGGATAAAAATAATATGCGGATAAAAAATAAAGAGTCTGAACCCGAACAGCAAAAATATATCAGTGCTACTGATGTTGATGTGTATGAAGACCCTTTTGCCTATTTCATTAACGTAGTAAGAGGAAAGATCAAAGTACCTGAATACGGATTTTATTCTTTGGAAAATAATTTAATGGTTGTAAAAATTTTGGAAGCAGCAAAGCTATCTGCTAAAACCGGCACTACTGTTAAGCTGCAATAA
- a CDS encoding murein L,D-transpeptidase catalytic domain family protein — MKKTHIVTIFLFALVLHIPFVFAKAKPFPKLSIKDSDISVPATANNDAVAHMQNLYDSLKLSSIGLGKEVFNYAYRGFSYLTEIGKISNDHILTIIDFTKSSAQKRLFTIDLTKMKVLFNTYVAHGQNSGEAFATKFSNLDESNKSSLGFYETADTYLGKHGCSMHLEGLEKGFNDNAYARDIVMHGADYVNEQLIRSRGYIGRSLGCPAVSPKMVRPIINKIKNGTCLFIYGNDNSYLSSSRILKQSGMQDMASNR, encoded by the coding sequence TTGAAAAAGACACATATAGTAACTATTTTTCTCTTTGCATTAGTATTACACATACCATTCGTATTTGCAAAAGCTAAGCCATTTCCTAAGCTGTCTATAAAGGACAGTGATATTTCCGTTCCGGCAACTGCTAATAATGATGCCGTAGCTCATATGCAGAATCTGTATGATTCGCTTAAGCTGAGTTCAATAGGATTAGGAAAAGAGGTGTTTAATTATGCATATAGAGGATTTTCTTACTTAACTGAGATCGGGAAAATAAGTAATGATCATATTCTTACTATTATCGACTTTACAAAATCATCTGCGCAAAAAAGATTGTTTACGATCGATCTTACTAAAATGAAAGTATTATTTAATACATATGTGGCGCATGGACAGAATTCCGGAGAAGCTTTCGCAACTAAATTTTCAAATTTGGATGAAAGTAACAAAAGCAGTTTAGGTTTTTATGAAACTGCTGATACTTACTTAGGCAAACATGGTTGTTCCATGCACCTGGAAGGATTAGAAAAAGGATTTAACGATAATGCTTACGCAAGAGATATAGTAATGCATGGTGCTGATTATGTAAACGAACAATTGATCCGCTCCCGTGGATATATCGGCAGAAGCTTAGGTTGCCCGGCAGTGTCTCCTAAAATGGTGAGACCGATCATCAATAAAATTAAAAATGGCACTTGCCTGTTCATATACGGAAACGATAATAGCTATTTATCTTCTTCCAGGATATTGAAGCAAAGCGGTATGCAGGATATGGCATCTAACCGGTAA
- a CDS encoding VIT1/CCC1 transporter family protein, with translation MEPAIHKEEHLRSSQLLSDIVIGMSDGLTVPFALAAGLSGAVSNSNIIVIAGIAEIAAGSIAMGLGGYLAGKTEQDHYTSEVKREYYEVDHLRSREIEETKEFFANIGLSEKLQEQATEEIANDKDRWVDFMMKYELGLEKPDPKRATKSALNIGLSYIAGGIIPLSPYFFINNSTDALKISVVATLICLFVFGYFKSKVTGVAAFSGAVRVTLIGAMAAAAAFGVAKFFENH, from the coding sequence ATGGAACCTGCTATACACAAAGAGGAACATTTAAGAAGCTCACAATTACTGAGCGATATTGTTATCGGCATGAGCGATGGACTGACTGTTCCTTTTGCATTAGCAGCAGGCTTATCCGGCGCCGTTAGTAACAGCAATATCATTGTAATTGCAGGCATAGCCGAAATAGCTGCAGGAAGCATTGCAATGGGATTAGGCGGTTATCTTGCCGGCAAAACAGAACAAGATCATTATACCAGCGAAGTAAAAAGAGAATACTACGAAGTAGATCATTTGCGTAGCCGTGAGATTGAAGAAACCAAAGAGTTTTTTGCCAACATCGGATTAAGTGAAAAGCTACAGGAACAAGCTACAGAAGAAATTGCCAATGACAAAGACCGTTGGGTTGATTTCATGATGAAGTACGAACTAGGTTTAGAAAAACCAGATCCAAAACGTGCGACCAAAAGTGCTTTAAATATCGGACTTTCCTATATTGCCGGAGGTATTATTCCATTAAGCCCCTATTTCTTTATCAATAACTCTACTGATGCACTAAAAATATCTGTAGTTGCTACCTTGATCTGTCTTTTTGTTTTTGGATATTTCAAAAGCAAAGTAACGGGGGTGGCTGCATTTAGCGGCGCTGTAAGAGTTACCTTAATTGGTGCCATGGCGGCGGCGGCGGCGTTTGGAGTAGCTAAGTTTTTTGAGAATCACTAA
- a CDS encoding cation diffusion facilitator family transporter: protein MYSEQQSLRLQKIITAIGVLLFLVKMWAWYATKSVAILTDALESIVNVVAGLVGVYSLYISAKPKDTDHPYGHGKIEFLSAAIEGTLIIVAGILAIYKAGRSIIFPEPIEQLDFGMILIAATGAVNYLLGYLCVQTGKKNHSVALVASGKHLKTDTYTTIGIIAGLVLLYFFKYRWIDSAVAIVFAIIILVTGYKIIRSSIAGIMDEADTKLLNKMVAVLNANRRENWIDLHNLRIIKYGGKLHLDCHLTVPWYLNVWEAHAEIDALSALVKKEFDSSLELFVHSDPCVEFGCRICTKDDCKVRQHPFERKIIWTIENISRDNKHHL, encoded by the coding sequence TTGTATAGCGAACAACAAAGTCTCAGGTTACAAAAAATAATTACAGCAATAGGTGTTCTGTTGTTTTTAGTAAAGATGTGGGCATGGTATGCAACCAAATCGGTTGCAATATTAACTGATGCATTAGAAAGTATTGTGAATGTTGTAGCTGGATTAGTTGGCGTTTATAGCCTGTATATAAGTGCTAAGCCAAAAGACACAGATCATCCTTACGGACATGGTAAAATAGAGTTTTTATCAGCAGCAATAGAAGGTACGTTGATTATTGTTGCCGGGATATTAGCAATATACAAAGCGGGTAGAAGTATTATTTTCCCCGAACCAATAGAGCAATTAGATTTTGGAATGATCTTAATTGCGGCTACTGGTGCTGTTAATTACTTGCTGGGTTATTTATGTGTACAAACCGGCAAAAAAAATCATTCCGTTGCTTTAGTAGCAAGCGGCAAGCATTTAAAAACAGATACGTATACAACAATAGGAATTATTGCCGGATTAGTACTGTTGTACTTTTTTAAATATCGTTGGATCGATAGTGCTGTTGCAATAGTATTTGCAATAATAATTTTGGTGACGGGGTATAAAATTATCCGCAGTTCCATTGCCGGTATAATGGATGAAGCCGATACCAAGTTGTTGAATAAAATGGTAGCTGTTCTAAATGCCAATCGCCGGGAGAATTGGATAGATCTGCATAATCTTCGCATAATTAAATATGGCGGCAAGCTACATCTGGACTGTCACTTAACAGTTCCCTGGTACCTGAATGTTTGGGAAGCGCATGCGGAGATAGATGCTTTGTCAGCGTTGGTTAAAAAAGAATTTGATAGTTCTCTAGAACTTTTTGTGCATTCAGATCCTTGTGTTGAGTTTGGCTGCAGAATATGCACTAAAGATGATTGCAAAGTTCGTCAGCATCCATTTGAAAGAAAAATTATCTGGACAATCGAGAATATTTCAAGAGATAATAAGCATCATCTATAG
- a CDS encoding tetratricopeptide repeat protein — translation MKKHLLSFSLSFIFICFTYAQSDRDSRVATPEEQKAIMEQFDSSIFLRSSGKAACKCIDSISLADKDSKQVAADISECIKKEVTMYAMQVQLFGGLKSGNKNININVDENPNSAANKKYYYQLEKWLRDSCSSLKLALASQNKIKEGSVSKNPEAIDQYDLGIKLFDKENYKDALPYFKKAVEIDPQFAFAWDNLGVCYRQTDDYDKALEAYQRSLAIDPTGALPLQNIPIVYDFKKEYDKELDAYQSFIAAYPNDPETYFGIGRVYTYRKNDLEKGLRNMCIAYNLYIKMNSPYRVDAEKNIQYIYKKMKEQNKEDVFNKILEENNISAK, via the coding sequence ATGAAGAAGCATCTTCTCTCCTTCTCACTATCTTTTATTTTTATTTGTTTTACTTATGCCCAATCTGATAGAGACTCAAGAGTTGCTACACCCGAAGAACAAAAGGCTATTATGGAGCAATTCGATTCCTCTATATTTTTACGATCTTCCGGTAAAGCAGCTTGTAAATGCATTGATTCCATTTCTCTTGCAGATAAAGACAGTAAACAGGTAGCGGCAGATATTAGCGAGTGTATCAAAAAAGAGGTTACCATGTACGCCATGCAGGTACAACTGTTTGGTGGTTTAAAAAGTGGTAATAAAAATATTAATATCAATGTTGATGAAAATCCTAATTCCGCAGCTAACAAAAAATACTATTATCAATTGGAAAAATGGTTAAGAGACAGCTGCAGTTCATTAAAGCTTGCGCTGGCTTCGCAAAATAAGATTAAGGAAGGTTCCGTCTCGAAAAACCCTGAGGCAATAGACCAATACGATCTCGGAATAAAACTCTTTGATAAAGAAAATTATAAAGACGCACTTCCCTATTTTAAAAAAGCAGTTGAAATAGACCCTCAATTTGCATTTGCCTGGGATAACCTAGGTGTTTGCTACAGGCAAACTGATGATTATGACAAAGCATTGGAAGCATACCAGAGATCTTTAGCGATAGACCCAACAGGGGCTTTGCCTTTACAAAACATTCCTATTGTGTACGATTTTAAGAAGGAGTATGACAAAGAATTAGACGCCTATCAAAGTTTTATTGCAGCTTATCCCAATGATCCGGAAACTTATTTTGGTATTGGCAGGGTTTATACTTACCGTAAAAACGACCTGGAAAAAGGATTAAGAAACATGTGCATTGCCTACAATTTATATATAAAAATGAATTCTCCTTACCGGGTGGATGCAGAAAAAAACATTCAATACATCTATAAGAAAATGAAAGAACAAAATAAGGAAGATGTATTTAATAAAATATTGGAAGAAAATAATATTTCTGCAAAATAA
- the fsa gene encoding fructose-6-phosphate aldolase, which yields MKFFIDTADLAQIKEANDLGILDGVTTNPSLMAKVGIKGHEAINKHYVTICEMVNGDISAEVVSTDFDSIIAEGKKLAALHKNIVVKVPMIKEGVKAIKWFSDNGIRTNCTLVFSAGQAILAAKAGANYVSPFIGRIDDSGWDGVQLIQQISNIYTIQGFRTEILAASIRNPNHIIQCAEAGADVCTCPLESILGLLKHPLTDIGLAKFLEDAKKFV from the coding sequence ATGAAATTTTTTATTGATACAGCAGATCTTGCTCAAATTAAAGAAGCAAATGATTTAGGAATATTGGATGGTGTTACCACCAATCCATCATTAATGGCAAAAGTTGGCATTAAAGGACACGAAGCGATCAACAAGCATTATGTTACCATTTGTGAAATGGTAAATGGTGATATTAGTGCGGAGGTTGTTTCTACAGACTTTGACAGCATTATTGCAGAAGGAAAAAAATTAGCAGCGCTTCATAAGAATATCGTGGTAAAAGTACCTATGATAAAAGAAGGTGTTAAGGCAATCAAATGGTTTTCTGACAATGGCATCAGAACCAATTGTACGTTGGTATTCTCTGCCGGGCAAGCGATCTTGGCTGCGAAAGCAGGAGCTAATTATGTTTCGCCATTTATTGGCCGCATTGACGATAGTGGTTGGGATGGTGTTCAATTAATTCAACAGATCAGTAATATATATACTATTCAAGGATTTAGAACAGAGATATTAGCCGCATCTATTCGTAATCCGAATCATATTATCCAGTGTGCAGAAGCTGGTGCTGATGTGTGTACTTGTCCTCTGGAGTCAATTCTTGGCTTATTAAAACATCCATTAACAGATATAGGCTTAGCTAAATTTTTAGAAGACGCTAAAAAGTTTGTATAA
- the rocD gene encoding ornithine--oxo-acid transaminase: MQSTISVSANSQQYIDLEDKYGAHNYHPLPVVLSKGEGVFVWDVDNKRYYDFLSGYSAVNQGHRHPKIMEALLQQASQLTLTSRAFYTNVLGEFEKFITQYFGYDKVLPMNTGVEAVETALKLARRWGYDVKKIEENKAKIVVVEDNFHGRTSTVISFSNDPASYKGFGPYTPGFIKIPYNDLAALEKSFQDKDVAGFLFEPIQGEAGVVVPDEGYLSGVRNLCNEYNVLMIADEIQTGLARTGKMLACDHEDVRPDILILGKALSGGTLPVSAVLADDEIMLTIKPGEHGSTYGGNPLACAVGVASLKVLKEEQLAEKAAALGELLRSELKKLNSPFIEAIRGKGLLNAIVIKHKNPEAAWDLCVQLKENGLLAKPTHGDKIRFAPPLIITREQILECVGIIEKSLNTLKD, encoded by the coding sequence ATGCAATCAACTATTTCTGTTTCTGCCAACTCACAACAATATATCGACCTGGAAGATAAATATGGCGCACACAATTATCATCCACTACCTGTTGTACTAAGCAAAGGTGAAGGCGTTTTTGTTTGGGATGTAGATAACAAGCGCTATTACGATTTTTTAAGCGGGTACTCCGCTGTTAACCAGGGGCATCGTCATCCAAAGATCATGGAAGCTTTGTTACAACAGGCTTCTCAACTAACATTGACGAGCAGGGCTTTTTATACCAATGTATTGGGCGAGTTTGAAAAATTCATTACCCAATATTTTGGATATGATAAAGTATTGCCGATGAATACCGGCGTAGAAGCAGTAGAAACAGCTTTAAAACTGGCTCGCCGCTGGGGATACGATGTAAAAAAGATAGAAGAGAATAAAGCGAAGATCGTAGTTGTGGAAGATAATTTTCATGGACGAACCTCTACAGTTATTTCTTTTTCAAACGATCCGGCATCTTACAAAGGTTTTGGTCCATATACTCCGGGCTTTATTAAAATTCCTTACAACGACCTGGCTGCTTTAGAAAAATCCTTCCAGGACAAAGATGTAGCAGGTTTTTTGTTTGAACCTATTCAGGGTGAAGCCGGCGTTGTTGTTCCTGATGAAGGTTATTTATCTGGCGTAAGAAATCTATGTAATGAATACAATGTATTAATGATAGCCGATGAAATACAGACAGGATTGGCGCGTACGGGGAAAATGCTTGCTTGTGATCATGAGGATGTTCGTCCTGATATTTTAATTTTAGGAAAAGCATTAAGCGGCGGCACTTTACCTGTAAGTGCTGTACTAGCAGATGATGAAATTATGTTGACAATAAAACCGGGAGAACACGGCAGTACTTACGGTGGCAATCCCCTGGCTTGTGCTGTTGGTGTTGCTTCTTTAAAAGTTTTAAAAGAAGAACAGCTTGCAGAAAAAGCCGCAGCCTTGGGAGAATTGTTACGCAGCGAATTAAAAAAATTAAATTCTCCATTTATTGAAGCCATACGCGGCAAAGGATTATTAAATGCCATCGTTATAAAGCATAAAAACCCCGAAGCGGCATGGGATTTATGTGTTCAGTTAAAAGAAAATGGCTTATTGGCAAAACCAACACACGGCGATAAAATTCGTTTTGCGCCGCCTTTAATAATAACCAGAGAACAAATACTGGAGTGTGTCGGGATAATTGAAAAAAGCTTAAATACACTTAAAGATTAA
- a CDS encoding GNAT family N-acetyltransferase: MITIKKVDVSAIPIIIQLANLIWPLTYKDILTEEQIAYMMNLFYSEQSLKNQMERGHQFILALKDGIPVAYSSYFSKNKKTIHLQKIYVMPDLQGHGIGQLLLGHIINDIEPFGYQAMTLNVNRYNKAVDFYKRIGFEILKEEDIDIGNGYFMNDYVMQKNIV, encoded by the coding sequence ATGATTACCATTAAAAAAGTAGATGTATCTGCCATTCCTATTATTATTCAATTAGCCAATCTTATTTGGCCCCTTACTTACAAGGATATATTGACAGAAGAGCAAATTGCCTATATGATGAATTTGTTTTACAGTGAACAATCATTAAAAAATCAGATGGAACGTGGGCATCAATTTATTTTGGCATTGAAAGATGGTATTCCGGTTGCATATTCATCCTATTTCTCTAAAAACAAAAAAACTATTCATCTTCAAAAAATATATGTAATGCCTGATCTGCAAGGACACGGTATCGGGCAATTGTTATTGGGTCATATCATTAACGATATTGAACCCTTTGGATACCAGGCAATGACATTAAATGTAAATCGATATAATAAAGCTGTAGATTTTTATAAACGCATCGGCTTTGAAATACTAAAAGAAGAAGATATTGATATTGGCAACGGATATTTCATGAATGATTATGTAATGCAAAAAAACATTGTGTAA